The genomic interval TCAAATAAAGAATCTACTGATTCTTGTAACATACGTTTCTCATTACGTAAAATAACTTCTGGAGCTTTTATTTCAACCAATCTTTTTAAACGATTGTTTCTAATAATAACTCTTCTATAAAGATCATTTAAATCTGAAGTTGCAAAACGTCCACCATCTAAAGGAACTAAAGGTCTTAATTCTGGTGGAATAACTGGTACAGCTTTCATAATCATCCATTCTGGATGATTCTCTCTATTTTTCTGAGAGTCTCTAAATGCTTCAACAACATTTAAACGTTTTAATGCTTCAGTTTTACGTTGTTTAGACGTTTCTGTATTTGCCTTGTGTCTTAATTCAAAAGACAACCCATCTAAATCGATACGCGCTAATAAATCAATTAAACATTCAGCACCCATTTTAGCGATAAACTTGTTTGGGTCAGTATCATCTAAGTATTGGTTATCTTGTGGTAACTCATCAGCAATATCTAAATATTCCTCTTCCGTTAAGAAATCCATTTTTTGTAATGGCTCTCCTTCCACATTCTTTGCAATACCTGGTTGAATTACTACATAACGTTCATAGTAAATAATCATATCTAACTTCTTAGATGGTAAACCTAAAAGGTATCCCATTTTGTTAGGTAATGATCTAAAATACCAAATATGAGCAACAGGCACAACTAAGTTGATATGCCCTACTCTTTCTCTACGTACTTTCTTTTCAGTTACTTCTACACCACATCTATCACAAACGATACCTTTGTAGCGAATTCTTTTGTACTTTCCACAAGCACATTCATAATCCTTTACAGGACCAAAAATACGCTCACAAAATAAACCATCTCTTTCTGGCTTGTGTGTACGGTAATTTATAGTTTCTGGTTTTAAAACTTCACCTTTAGAAATTTCTAAAATAGCTTCTGGTGAGGATAAACCAATTGAGATTTTGTTAAACTTTTTTACAGTGTATTTCTCTTGTTTTCTTGCCATGTCTTTTGATAAGTATTCAGTTGGCAGTATTCAATAACCAGTTACAAAATTGTAACTGGTTATTGGTTACTGAAAAAATTTATTCTTCTAATCTAACGTCTAAACCTAAACCTTTAAGTTCATGCATTAATACGTTAAACGACTCTGGTAAACCTGGTTCTGGCATAGCTTCACCTTTCACAATACTTTCGTATGTTTTAGCTCTTCCCATAACATCATCCGATTTCACAGTTAAGATTTCTCTTAAGATACTTGATGCACCATAAGCCTCAAGTGCCCAAACTTCCATCTCTCCAAAACGCTGACCCCCAAATTGTGCTTTACCACCTAAAGGTTGTTGTGTAATTAATGAATATGGTCCAATAGAACGCGCATGCATTTTATCTTCAATCATGTGACCTAACTTAATCATATAAATGATACCAACTGTTGCCGGTTGATCGAAACGTTTTCCTGTTCCACCATCATATAAATAAGTATGTCCAAATCTTGGTACACCTGCTGTATCCGTAATCTCATTAATCTGGTCTAAAGATGCTCCATCAAAAATTGGTGTTGCATACTTAGTTCCTAATTTTTGACCTGCCCAACCAAGAACAGTTTCATAAATCTGACCAATATTCATACGAGAAGGTACCCCTAATGGATTTAATACGATATCAACTGGAGTTCCGTCTTCTAAGAAAGGCATATCTTCTGCACGTACAATACGAGCAACAATACCTTTATTTCCGTGACGTCCCGCCATTTTATCACCCACTTTTAACTTACGTTTCTTAGCGATATAAACTTTAGCAAGCTTTAAAATACCTGCTGGCAATTCATCTCCAACAGAGATTGTAAATTTTTGACGACGTAAAGAACCTTGTAAATCATTTACTTTAATTTTGTAATTGTGAACTAATTCACCTACAAAACTATTTAAGTCTTTATCTGTTGTCCAAGAACCTGTTAAGTGAATATAATCATCAACAGAATTTAACATTTTAAGTGTGTATTTTTTACCTTTTGGTAAAACTTCTTCACCTAAGTCATTGTAAACTCCTTGCGAAGTTTTTCCACTGATAAGTAAAAACAACTTGTCTATTAAAACATCTTTTAAACCTTCGAATTTAGATACAAATGAAGCTTCTAACTTAGCTACTGCTTCTTTATCTCTTAATCTCTTGTTTTTATCTTTAACAGCTCTTCTAAATAATTTTTTATCAATTACTACACCTCTTAATGATGGAGAAGCTTTTAATGATGCATCTTTTACATCACCAGCTTTATCACCAAAAATTGCGCGTAATAATTTTTCTTCTGGAGTAGGATCGGATTCTCCTTTTGGTGTAATCTTACCAATTAAGATATCACCAGGATTCACTTCTGCTCCAATTCTAATCATTCCGTTTTCATCTAAATCTTTGGTAGCTTCTTCAGAAACGTTAGGAATATCATTAGTTAACTCTTCAGTTCCTAATTTTGTATCTCTTACGTCTAAAGAATACTCATCAATATGAATAGATGTAAATATATCTTCACGAACAACTTTTTCAGAAATTACAATTGCATCCTCAAAGTTATACCCTTTCCAAGGCATAAAGGCTACTTTCATGTTTCTACCTAAAGCTAATTCTCCTTTTTGTGTTGCATAACCTTCACAAAGAACTTGTCCTTCTTCAACTCTATCTCCTTTTTCTACAATCGGTTTTAAGTTGATGTTTGTTCCTTGATTCGTTTTTCTAAATTTAATTAAGTTATAAGAAACTTCATCAGATTCAAAACTTACAAGTTTTTCCTCTTCTGTTCTATCATACTTAATTGTAATTTTATTAGCATCTACATAAGTAACTTCACCTGCTCCTTCAGCATTAATTAAGATACGAGAATCTTTTGCAACTCTACGCTCTAAACCTGTACCTACAATTGGAGATTCTGGTCTTAATAATGGTACTGCTTGACGCATCATGTTAGATCCCATCAACGCTCTATTCGCATCATCATGTTCCAAGAAAGGAATTAAAGATGCAGAAATTGAAGCAATCTGGTTAGGAGCAACATCCATAAAGTTAATGTCTTCAGGACTTACAACTGGGAAATCACCACCTTCACGTGAAATCATTCTTTCAGCAACAAATCTTCCATCTTTATCTAATTCTAAGTTAGATTGAGCAAATTTCATTCCCTCTTCTTCCTCAGCACTTAAATAAATTGGCTCTTCAGTTCCAACAACACCTTCTACTACTTTTCTATATGGAGTCTCAATAAACCCTAAATTATTCACTTTTGCAAAAACAGAAAGTGAAGAAATTAAACCAATATTTGGTCCCTCAGGAGTTTCAATTGGACATAAACGACCATAGTGAGTATAGTGAACATCACGTACCTCAAAACCAGCTCTTTCTCTAGATAAACCACCCGGTCCTAGTGCAGATAATCTACGCTTGTGAGTAATCTCTGCTAATGGATTGGTTTGATCCATAAACTGAGACAATTGGTTGGTACCAAAGAATGAGTTAATTACAGATGATAATGTTTTAGCATTAATTAAATCGATAGGAGTAAACACTTCGTTATCACGTACATTCATACGCTCACGAATTGTTCTAGCCATACGAGCTAAACCAACACCAAACTGACCTGCTAATTGCTCACCAACAGTTCTTACACGTCTGTTAGATAAGTGATCAATATCATCTACCTCTGCTTTAGAGTTGATTAACTCAATTAAATATTTAATAATAGTTATAATATCTAATTTTGTTAATACTTTTTGATCAATAGGTTCATTTAACTGAAGTTTAGTGTTCATTCTAAAACGACCAACTTCACCTAAATTATATCTTTGTTCAGAAAAGAATAACTTATCTATAATACCTCTTGCAGTCTCCTCATCTGGCGGTTCTGCATTACGTAATTGTCTATAGATATGTTCTACTGCTTCTTTTTCAGAATTCGTAGGATCTTTCTGTAAAGTATTATGAATAATAGCATAATCTGCCATATCGTTATCTTCTTTATGAAGTAAAACGGTTTTAGCACCTGCGTCTATTATTTCATCAATATGTTCTTTATCTAAAATGGTATCACGATCAAAAATTATTTCATTTCTTTCGATTGATACAACTTCACCAGTATCTTCATCTACAAAATCTTCATGCCAAGTTTTTAAAACTCTAGCAGCTAATTTGCGACCTAATACTTTTTTTAATCCAGCTTTAGAAACCTTTACCTCTTCTGCAAGATCAAATATCTCTAAAATATCTTTATCTCTTTCAAAACCGATTGCTCTGAATAATGTTGTTACTGGTAATTTTTTCTTTCTATCAATATAAGCATACATTACTTGATTGATATCGGTAGCAAATTCTATCCAAGAACCTTTAAAAGGTATTACCCTTGCTGAATATAATTTTGTACCATTTGCATGGAAAGATTGTCCGAAGAATACACCAGGAGACCTGTGTAATTGTGAAACGACAACACGCTCTGCACCATTAATTACAAAGGTACCAGAGTTAGTCATATAAGGTATTGTACCAAGATAAACATCTTGAACAATAGTTTCGAAATCTTCATGTTCTGGATCTGTACAGTACAATTTTAGACGTGCTTTTAAAGGCACACTGTGCGTTAGACCTCTTTCAATACACTCTTGTATAGAGTATCTTGGTGGGTCTACGAAGTAATCTAAAAATTCTAAAACGAATTGATTTCTTGTATCTGTAATTGGAAAGTTATCCATGAAGGTTTTGTACAAACCTTCTTCACCTCTTTCTTCTGCCTTAGTTTGAAGTTGGAAAAAATCTTGAAAAGATTTTACCTGAATATCCAAAAAGTCTGGATATTCCTTTATCATTTGAGAAGTAGCGAAGTTGATTCTTTCAGTAGTGTTTTTCGTTGCCAAAAGAGAATATTTTTTTGATTAAAATCTGAAATAAAAATAAAAAACGAATATATACACAAAATGGTTTAGGTCTAAAAACGTTAGTTCTTAGTACCTAAACCTAAATTTGTTTTCCCGTTTCGATTACTCGAACTCGGGACAAAATGCTTACTTAAGCTCTACCTCAGCTCCAGCTTCTTCTAAAGATTTTTTAAGACCTTCAGCCTCATCTTTAGAGATACCTTCTTTTACTGCTGCTGGTGCGCTATCTACGATACCTTTAGCTTCTTTTAATCCTAAACCAGTTAATTCTTTAACTAATTTTACAACTGCTAATTTAGAAGAACCTGCTGCTTTTAAAATAACATCAAATTCAGTTTGTTCATCTGCTGCATCTTCTCCTGCTGCTGCTGGACCTGCTACTGCTACTGCTGCTGCTGCTGGCTCAATACCATATTCATCTTTTAAAATAGTAGCTAATTCATTAACTTCTTTTACTGTTAAGTTAACTAATTGCTCTGCGAAATCTTTTAATTCTGCCATTTTAATTGTTTTTAAAAATTTTGTTTATTATAGTTTATTTGTGCGCGTACTTATTTTTCAGATAAAGTCTTAAGAATACCTGAAATTGTTTGTCCACCAGATTGTAATGCTGAAATAACATTTTTAGCTGGAGACTGTAATAATCCAATGATTTCACCAATAAGCTCTTCTCTAGATTTAATATCTACTAAAGCATCTAATTGATCATCACCAATGTAAACAGATTCTTCTGCAAATGCTCCTTTTAACAAAGGAATAGTGCCTTTCTTTCTGAATTCTTTGATTAATTTAGCTGGAGCATTAGCTGCTTCAGAAATCATCATTGATGTATTACCTTTTAATACTGTTGGTAAGTCTCCAAATTCTTTATCTGAAGCTTCCATTGCTTTTGCAAGTAATGTGTTTTTAACAACTGATAACTGAATCCCTGCTTTAAAACAAGCTCTACGTAAATTAGAGGTAGTTTGTGCATTTAACCCAGAAATATCTGCTAAATATAACGTATTTGTATCTGCTAATACTGCTGTTAAATCTTGTATTACTTGTGATTTCTCTTCTCTAGTCATAATTATAAGTTTTAACGTATTAAACAGCTTTCACCTCAACAGCAATACTAGGACTCATAGTACTAGACATAAAAACGCTTTTTACATACGTTCCTTTTGCAGTTGTTGGTTTCAATTTAATAATAGTTTGTATTAATTCGTTTGCATTTTCCTCAATTTTCTTTGCATCAAAAGATACTTTTCCAATTGCAGCATGAACGATACCAGTTTTATCAACTTTAAAATCGATTTTACCAGCTTTTACATCTGTAACAGCTTTTGCAACATCCATTGTTACTGTACCAGTCTTTGGGTTTGGCATTAAACCTCTAGGACCTAAAATTCTTCCTAAAGGACCTAATTTCCCCATTACACTTGGCATGGTAATAATTACGTCTACATCTGTCCAACCTCCTTTAATTTTCTGAAGGTATTCATCTAATCCAACATAATCTGCACCTGCTGCTGTAGCTTCTGCTTCTTTATCTGGAGTTACTAATGCTAAAACTTTTACATCTTTTCCTGTTCCGTGAGGTAATGTTACTACACCACGAACCATTTGATTAGCTTTACGAGGATCAACTCCTAAACGTATTGCTAAATCTACTGATGCATCAAACTTTACATTAGTAATGTCTTTGACTAGCGCTGAAGCCGCTGCTAAATCATAAGATTTAGAGCTGTCTAACTTTGCGTGAGCTTCTTTTTGCTTTTTTGTTAATTTTGCCATTTTACTACTTTTTATAAAGTTTATGCTGGTGCATTACCTTTTACTGTTAATCCCATAGAACGAGCCGTACCTGCAATCATTCGCATTGCTGAAGAAATTTCAAAGGCATTTAAATCTACCATTTTGTCTTCTGCAATAATTTGAATTTGATCCCAAGTAACTGATGCTACTTTCTTTCTGTTTGGTTCTCCTGAACCTTTTTTAATTTTGGCTGCTTCTAGTAACTGAACTGCTGCAGGAGGAGTCTTAACAAGAAAATCGAATGATTTATCTTTAAAAACAGTAATAACAACAGGTAAAACTTTACCTTGTTTGTCTTGCGTTCTTGCATTAAACTGTTTACAGAACTCCATAATGTTAACACCAGCAGCTCCTAAAGCAGGTCCAACCGGCGGCGATGGATTCGCTGCGCCTCCCTTTACTTGTAACTTAACTACTTTACTAACTTCTTTTGCCATTTTAAAAATGTTTAATGATTTATTTTAAGTTGGAAGCCAAAAAATAAATCGATATCAATATATATTTGTGTAACAATTATATTTTTTCTACTTGCATATAACTTAATTCTAATGGTGTTTTTCTTCCGAATATTTTCACCATTACCTCAAGCTTACGCTTTTCTTCATTCACTTTCTCTATAGTTCCGTCAAATCCATTAAAAGGACCATCTACAACTTTTACAGTTTCACCGATATTAAAAGGAATTGCAATATTTTCATCTTGTATTGATAGTTCATCAACTTTACCTAACATTCTGTTAACTTCAGATTTACGCATAGGAACCGGCTCACCACCTTTAACTTCTCCTAAAAACCCAATAACACCTGTTATACCTTTAATTACGTGAGGAACTTCTCCAGATAGATTCGCTTCAACCATAATGTAACCAGGGAAATAAACTCTTTCTCTGTTTACTTTTTTTCCATTTCTAATCTGAATAACTTTTTCAGTTGGTACAATTACCTGACTAACATAATCTGATAATCCTACTCTAGAAATTTCTGTTTCTATGTAAGCTTTTACTTTATTTTCTTGTCCTCCAATGGCTCTAACAACATACCACTTCATTACTGAATCAGCTGCCATAATTAGTTAGATTTAAACATTCCAAAAAAGTTATCTAATCCTGTTTGAAAAACATAATCTATACCAGCTACAGCTAAAGCAAATACAATCGTAAAAACAGCAACAGTTACTGTAGTTTTTTGAGCTTCTTCTTTAGTTACCCACGTCATGTGATTGCTTAATTCGTCAAAAGAATCTTTGATGTATTGTATAAAGTTCATTTTTCTTATTTTTAATTGCACGGGCGGAGAGATTCGAACTCCCGACAGCTGGTTTTGGAGACCAGTGCTCTACCGCTGAACTACGCCCGTATTTTAATTCAATATTAAAGGCGTTCCGTTAAAAACGGAACACCCTTAGAATTTATTTATTAAAACTAATAAATCTTAGTCTAATAATTCAGTAACCTGACCTGCTCCTACAGTTCTACCACCCTCACGGATTGCAAAACGTAAACCAATATTTAATGCAATTGGTTGGATTAAATCTACTGTAATAGTTAAGTTATCTCCTGGCATAACCATTTCAACACCATCAGGTAAATTAATTGTACCTGTAACATCTGTAGTTCTTACATAGAACTGAGGACGATAGTTGTTATGGAATGGAGTATGACGTCCACCTTCTTCTTTTTTAAGAACATAAACTTCTGCCTTAAATTTACCATGAGGAGTTACAGAACCTGGCTTACAGATTACCATTCCTCTTTTTATATCTTCTTTTGCAATACCTCTTAATAAGATACCTGCATTATCTCCAGCCTCACCTCTATCTAAGATTTGACGGAACATTTCAATACCAGTAATAGTAGAAGTCATTTTCTCAGCTCCCATACCAATAATATCTACAACATCTCCTGTATTAGCAATACCAGTCTCAATACGACCAGTTGCAACAGTACCACGTCCAGTAATAGAGAATACATCCTCAACTGGCATTAAGAAATCTTTATCAACTTCTCTTAAAGGCTCTTCAATCCAAGCATCAACTGCTTCCATTAATTCTAAAACAGTATCAACCCATTTTTGCTCACCGTTAAGTGCACCTAATGCAGATCCAGCAATTACTGGTCCATTATCACCATCATATTCATAGAAAGAAAGTAATTCTCTTACTTCCATATCTACTAATTCGATTAATTCTTCATCATCAACCATATCCACTTTATTCATGAATACAACCATACGAGGAATACCAACCTGACGACCTAATAAGATATGCTCTCTAGTTTGAGGCATTGGTCCATCCGTCGCAGCAACAACTAAAATAGCACCATCCATTTGAGCAGCACCAGTTACCATGTTCTTTACGTAATCCGCGTGACCTGGACAGTCAACGTGCGCGTAGTGACGATTAGCTGTTTGATACTCTACGTGAGAAGTGTTAATTGTAATACCTCTTTCTTTTTCTTCTGGTGCATTATCAATCTGATCGAAAGATTTTGCTTCAGAAAATCCTGCATCAGCTAATACTTTAGTAATAGCAGCAGTTAAAGTTGTTTTACCGTGATCTACGTGTCCAATAGTACCTATGTTAAGGTGTGGTTTTGAACGATCGAAAGTTGCCTTTGCCATGTTTATTAATTTTAATTCTTAGTTTAAATATATATAATGTGTAAAAAATACCCTTTAAATGAGCCAGCGATGAGATTTGAACTCACGACCTCATCCCTACCAAGGATGCGCTCTACCAACTGAGCTACACCGGCCTGTTGATAATCTTGAGCGAAAGACCGGGTTCGAACCGGCGACATTCAGCTTGGAAGGCTGACGCTCTACCAACTGAGCTACTTTCGCGTTAATATGTAAATTGTGGGGAGAGCAGGATTCGAACCTGCGAAGACGTAGTCAACGGAGTTACAGTCCGTCCTCGTTGGCCGCTTGAGTATCTCCCCTTTAATTTACTATTTTAATGAACTTAACTGCTTTCGCAATTTTATTGTTTTTGAGCCGATGGAGGGACTCGAACCCACGACCTGCTGATTACAAATCAGCTGCTCTAGCCAGCTGAGCTACATCGGCTTTTGATGCAAAAAACAATCCGCTATTTCTAACGGATTGCAAATGTACGAAGTTATTTTAGTTTTCAAAACTTTTTTTAAAGTTTTTTTACTTTTTTTTTCATTTTTATGAATTAACAGAGTCTCGAAGCTTTTCTTTAGACCTTTTTAACTGTCTTTTTAAATTGTCAACAGCAGCATTAACGCCTTCTTCAAAGGTTTTTGCCTCTCTTTTTATGATTAGCTCACTTCCTGGTATATTTATCTTAACTTCTGTAACTTTATTTTCTTTATCGCTAGTGTTGATCACTTTTAAAAAAACTTCTGCGTCAACTATCTTATCGTGAAATTTAGTTAATGATAAAACCTTTTCATCTACATATGCTATAAGTTCCTTATCTGCATTAAAATTAACTGATTGCGTGAATACTTTCATATTTTACTGTGTTTTATGACTCTTAGGGTGAGCCTGGTTATATACTTTTTTAATAACTGCAAGACTATTTTGTGTATAGACTTGCGTTGATGCTAAAGATGAATGCCCTAACAACTCTTTAACTGAATTTATATCTGCTCCTTCATTTAACAGATGTGTAGCAAAAGAATGCCTTAATATATGAGGGCTTTTTTTCTGCTTTGAAGAGACTTGACTAAAGTAAGTATTAATAATTCTGTAAACAAGAGTTTCATAAATTTTATTTCCTTTTTCGGTAATAAAAAGCTCATCTAAACCAATTGTAAATTCTTGTTTAAATTTTAAATATTGTTTTAACGTTTGAATAACAGTACCTAATAAAGGTACAAAGCGTTCTTTATTTCTTTTCCCCAATACTTTTATCGTTTTATCTGATAAACTAACGTCTCTTTCTTTTATATTAATTAACTCTGCTCTTCGAATACCTGTAGAATAAAACAATTCGACAATTAATTTGTTTCTAATAGAAGTAAAAGTAACATCTACCTCTTTTTCTATTTGATTGATGACCTCATTAATTTCTTTTGATGTAAAAGGCACCTGAACTCTTTTTTCTGTTTTTAAGGCTTTATGCTTAGAAAGCGGATTTAATTCTATCTGTTTGGTTTTTTGCAAAAATTTATAAAAAGACTTTAAAGAACTTACCTTTCTATTAATGGTTCTATTTGATATTTGAGTATCTACTAAAAAAACAATCCAACTTCTAATTTGTGGATAATGCACTTCTAATAAACTTTCTTGATCATACTCTGTCTCTAAAAAGTCTCTAAATGAGGTTAAATCGTTTTTATAAGCAGTAATAGTATGTACAGAGTATTTTTTCTCAAAAGACAAATATTCTAAAAAAGGATCAATCAAATTGTTAGCTATTAAGTGTTAGTAAATTTACAAAAAATTGAACACAAAAAACCCGTATTGAAAATTCAATACGGGTTTTATTTCTTAGAATTAAGTTATTTCTAACCTACTTCTTCTTGTGTTCTTAATCTCTGAACGTAAGAAGCTTTAATTCTTTGAGCTCTGTTTGCTACAGAAGGTTTTGTGAAGTTCTTTCTAGCACGCAAGTTCTTCATCGTTTTTGTACGATCGAATTTTCTCTTGTAACGCTTTAAAGCTCTATCGATATTCTCTCCTTCTTTAATTGGTATAATTAACATAAGTTGGCACCTCCCTTCATAGTCTCTTTATATTTTAGAATAGTATTTAAACTATTATTTTTATTTTTTGGACTGCAAATGTAATTACAAATTATGAATTGACAATTAGTTATTACAATATATTTTAAATAAGCAATATGCGTTAGGGATTGAACGGCTTGTTTGAGCTCTTTTGAGGCACGAAAAAAGCGAGTAGTGAAAGCCCGACCTTTAGGTAACGCCCGTGTTCAGTGTTCAGTGTATTCAAAAATTAAAATTTTTGAATTGCTACCTACAAGGTTTTAGAAACCTTATGTTGCTGGTTTATATTCTTTCTTATCAATTACAATCTTTGCGATAATCTCTTTTAAGATTTCTGAAGTCCCTCCTCCTATTGGTCCTAATCTACTATCTCTTAATAAACGTGCCATCGGGTACTCTTCCATATAACCATAGCCGCCTAACATTTGTAAAGCATCGTAAATAACTTCATCTGCCATTTTTGTAGAGAGTAATTTAGACATACTTGCTTCTTTTACCACATATTGGCCGTCATTAAGGCGTTTTGTAATTGAGTAGTTGTATTCTTTACACATATCTACTCTACTTGCCATTTCTGCAATCTTATGTCTTAATACTTGAAACTTATCTAAAGACTTACCAAAAGCAATTCGTTCTTGCATATAATTTAAAGCATATTCTAGGGCGAATTCTGCTCTAGCATGTGCATTTACACCCATTACCAATCTTTCTAAAGCAAAATGCTGCATAATATAAGGAAATCCTTTTCCTTCTTCTCCTAATAAATTTTCTGCAGGAATTTCTACATTATCAAATGCTATTTCTCCAGTATCTGATGCTTTCCAACCTAACTTATCTAACTTTGTTGCTGTAAGTCCTTTTGAAGCTCTATCTACCACAAAAATGCTAATTCCTTTATACTTATCTGAAGGATCTGTTTTTGCAGCTACAATTAAATAATCTGAATAAACTCCGTTTGTAATAAAGGTTTTAGAACCGTTTAAAATATATGTATCTCCTTGCTTAATTGCTGTAGAACGCATACCTGCAACATCAGACCCACCAAATGGTTCTGTGATACACATACAACCAATCATATCTCCCTCTATACTTGGTGTTAAATATTTATTTTTTATAAAATCATCACCTTCTTTAGCTAAGTGTGTCATGGCTAAATATTCGTGCGCCCACATTGCCGCCGCAAAACCACCTGAATTGACTTTCTGCAATTCTTCTAAAAAGATAACTGTATAAAATAAATCTAAATTTAAGCCTCCGAACTCTTCTGGAGTATTTAAACCGAAATAGCCCATTTCTCCGAATTTCTTCCAAATAAAACGTTCTATACTACCTTCTTTTTCCCATTTATCTATATGAGGAATTACTTCTTTTTTCAAAAACTCTTTAAAACTTGCACGGAAAGCTTCGTGCTCTTCAGTAAAATACATACTGCTCATAAGCCAATAAATGTGTTTGTGGTTTGTTATTCAGCCATCAAATATAAGACTATTCTATCATATTTATCTAACGGAAAATCTATGATATTTTTTAATTCAGAAATATTTTGAAGTTCAGCTACTTCATCTCTGTATTCAAAAATCTTTTTACACAACGAATAATCTATGTAAGGATTCTTTAAAAGCGCTTTAAATGAAGCTGTATTTACATTTATTTTATTGATAATTGGTTTCTCAACTATTTTAAATTTTGATAATACTTTATTAGCAAC from Polaribacter sejongensis carries:
- the hpf gene encoding ribosome hibernation-promoting factor, HPF/YfiA family translates to MKVFTQSVNFNADKELIAYVDEKVLSLTKFHDKIVDAEVFLKVINTSDKENKVTEVKINIPGSELIIKREAKTFEEGVNAAVDNLKRQLKRSKEKLRDSVNS
- the tuf gene encoding elongation factor Tu, translating into MAKATFDRSKPHLNIGTIGHVDHGKTTLTAAITKVLADAGFSEAKSFDQIDNAPEEKERGITINTSHVEYQTANRHYAHVDCPGHADYVKNMVTGAAQMDGAILVVAATDGPMPQTREHILLGRQVGIPRMVVFMNKVDMVDDEELIELVDMEVRELLSFYEYDGDNGPVIAGSALGALNGEQKWVDTVLELMEAVDAWIEEPLREVDKDFLMPVEDVFSITGRGTVATGRIETGIANTGDVVDIIGMGAEKMTSTITGIEMFRQILDRGEAGDNAGILLRGIAKEDIKRGMVICKPGSVTPHGKFKAEVYVLKKEEGGRHTPFHNNYRPQFYVRTTDVTGTINLPDGVEMVMPGDNLTITVDLIQPIALNIGLRFAIREGGRTVGAGQVTELLD
- a CDS encoding acyl-CoA dehydrogenase family protein gives rise to the protein MSSMYFTEEHEAFRASFKEFLKKEVIPHIDKWEKEGSIERFIWKKFGEMGYFGLNTPEEFGGLNLDLFYTVIFLEELQKVNSGGFAAAMWAHEYLAMTHLAKEGDDFIKNKYLTPSIEGDMIGCMCITEPFGGSDVAGMRSTAIKQGDTYILNGSKTFITNGVYSDYLIVAAKTDPSDKYKGISIFVVDRASKGLTATKLDKLGWKASDTGEIAFDNVEIPAENLLGEEGKGFPYIMQHFALERLVMGVNAHARAEFALEYALNYMQERIAFGKSLDKFQVLRHKIAEMASRVDMCKEYNYSITKRLNDGQYVVKEASMSKLLSTKMADEVIYDALQMLGGYGYMEEYPMARLLRDSRLGPIGGGTSEILKEIIAKIVIDKKEYKPAT
- the rpsU gene encoding 30S ribosomal protein S21, whose translation is MLIIPIKEGENIDRALKRYKRKFDRTKTMKNLRARKNFTKPSVANRAQRIKASYVQRLRTQEEVG
- a CDS encoding tyrosine-type recombinase/integrase; the protein is MIDPFLEYLSFEKKYSVHTITAYKNDLTSFRDFLETEYDQESLLEVHYPQIRSWIVFLVDTQISNRTINRKVSSLKSFYKFLQKTKQIELNPLSKHKALKTEKRVQVPFTSKEINEVINQIEKEVDVTFTSIRNKLIVELFYSTGIRRAELINIKERDVSLSDKTIKVLGKRNKERFVPLLGTVIQTLKQYLKFKQEFTIGLDELFITEKGNKIYETLVYRIINTYFSQVSSKQKKSPHILRHSFATHLLNEGADINSVKELLGHSSLASTQVYTQNSLAVIKKVYNQAHPKSHKTQ